A genome region from Schlesneria paludicola DSM 18645 includes the following:
- a CDS encoding carboxylesterase family protein, which translates to MNIGHQWRSRRGRIFWGVFFAGWIGANVFALWALDEWELADAKKQGVSRSVLRYYRVGARLVPSDQQHAVGQLLYRVHEPKHVTTPQPLLLFLHGAGSRGDDNLRQLRSLPEQLSTPEWQARCPGFIVVPQCPEFSHWTQELPSLMRLVEMWRTDSRVDKRRIYVTGYSMGGYGTWGLIAARPEWFAAAVPICGGGDPDSAAKIGDVPIWAVHGDADDVVPVTQSRIMIEALHAVGASPKYSELKGVAHDSWTEEYQRQEGVLTWMFEQNNDRCAECR; encoded by the coding sequence ATGAATATTGGCCATCAATGGAGGAGTCGGCGCGGGCGGATATTTTGGGGCGTGTTCTTTGCGGGGTGGATCGGTGCAAACGTGTTTGCACTTTGGGCTCTAGACGAATGGGAGCTCGCTGACGCGAAAAAACAGGGCGTATCAAGATCCGTTCTGAGGTACTACCGGGTAGGAGCGCGGTTAGTCCCCTCGGATCAGCAACATGCTGTCGGACAGCTTCTCTATCGCGTCCACGAACCGAAGCACGTCACAACTCCGCAGCCGTTGCTTCTCTTTCTTCATGGAGCTGGTAGTCGTGGAGATGACAATCTCAGGCAACTGCGAAGCCTGCCGGAACAACTCAGCACACCCGAATGGCAGGCTCGTTGTCCAGGTTTCATCGTTGTTCCTCAATGCCCCGAATTCAGTCATTGGACGCAAGAATTGCCATCCTTGATGCGTCTCGTGGAAATGTGGCGAACCGATTCTCGCGTTGACAAACGGAGGATTTATGTGACGGGGTATTCCATGGGTGGATATGGAACATGGGGCCTGATCGCCGCCAGGCCAGAATGGTTTGCGGCGGCCGTGCCGATCTGCGGTGGCGGCGACCCAGACTCCGCAGCGAAGATCGGCGATGTGCCCATCTGGGCCGTCCACGGCGATGCCGACGATGTGGTTCCAGTGACGCAGTCGCGCATCATGATCGAAGCACTTCACGCCGTCGGAGCATCTCCAAAGTACAGCGAATTAAAAGGTGTTGCCCACGACAGTTGGACAGAAGAGTATCAACGCCAAGAAGGTGTTTTGACATGGATGTTCGAGCAAAATAACGATCGCTGTGCCGAGTGTCGATGA
- a CDS encoding SEC-C domain-containing protein: MSVDSYAPCPCGSGKKFKFCCQVISDDMDRIVRLIEGNQPRVAIQQLEQVAKKHPQNAWVGTTQAMVLLDLNEPAFARDILKQLLEFHPDNELAIVLYAAALIREDGFEVAKRAIHRAFQKSAKKLPALVGDLASSYAAMHASEGHMMAAREHLALALRLAPEDKRQQLFVQLLELDGSDDILYPLRGSHLLPTITGSDELQKEVRKGQKYAAIGCWSTAADVFAALADATPDRAELWHAVGLCRAWDGNEKIAAEALHRAARHYTDQGTAIECETLAQILDAKTSPDVVEQCHYTATVHSVSRLLTVLDNVPQFQRVKNAPESDIVTPVAIYLALNTEKKQTDGRDLTRDTVPVIQAQITIFDSDPKNNKPAVAMISGFRGQAIDDVKATWTAVAADLFEWKSDVPQPEMASAIPAEAMVLECRWYLADEVPQVRRRELLNQYWSQAAHEKWPQLPLRALGGKTPAQAVSDASLQIPLYGAVYALDAGLQRRSYGLDINQLLTSLKVTPLPELEVTEETNVGALSIMQLHRLPVQKLNDQQLNTVVNRSMLIQHSESLYQVLTEALARPSCAEQFDRARILRTLSEISASKERREEAFSWIDQGRKLPVPEGKTAFQHAWTWDMAELGMRLEDPSDPQLKALLNRFVTYYSPKVPQIRPHIEQMLQGFGVPSPWNSVEFSLASSLATPGQGWNPESAAPAAAGGSKLWLPGQ; this comes from the coding sequence ATGTCCGTGGATAGCTATGCCCCGTGTCCGTGCGGTAGCGGGAAGAAATTCAAATTCTGTTGTCAGGTCATTTCGGACGACATGGATCGAATTGTGCGGTTGATTGAGGGAAATCAGCCACGCGTCGCGATTCAGCAACTGGAACAGGTCGCCAAGAAGCACCCTCAGAATGCCTGGGTGGGCACGACACAGGCGATGGTGTTGCTCGATCTAAATGAGCCAGCCTTCGCTCGCGACATCCTGAAGCAACTGCTGGAATTCCATCCCGACAATGAACTTGCCATCGTGCTCTATGCTGCGGCACTGATTCGCGAGGACGGGTTCGAAGTCGCCAAACGGGCGATTCACCGCGCCTTTCAGAAAAGTGCCAAAAAGCTGCCCGCACTGGTCGGCGACCTCGCCTCATCGTACGCGGCGATGCATGCGTCTGAAGGCCACATGATGGCCGCACGCGAGCACTTGGCCTTGGCTTTGCGGCTCGCTCCCGAAGACAAGCGTCAGCAATTGTTCGTGCAGCTTCTGGAACTCGACGGCAGCGACGACATACTGTACCCCCTGCGTGGATCGCACCTGCTGCCGACGATTACAGGATCGGATGAACTGCAGAAGGAAGTTCGCAAGGGACAGAAATACGCAGCGATCGGCTGCTGGAGCACGGCGGCCGATGTGTTCGCAGCACTGGCCGACGCGACGCCCGATCGTGCTGAATTGTGGCATGCCGTGGGCTTGTGCCGAGCGTGGGACGGCAACGAGAAAATCGCCGCAGAAGCACTGCACCGCGCCGCCCGACATTACACCGATCAGGGTACCGCGATCGAATGTGAGACGCTCGCCCAGATCCTTGATGCCAAGACATCTCCCGATGTCGTCGAACAATGTCATTACACCGCGACGGTCCATTCGGTGTCTCGGCTGCTGACCGTGCTGGATAACGTGCCTCAGTTCCAGCGAGTCAAGAATGCACCGGAATCCGACATCGTGACTCCGGTCGCAATCTATCTGGCCCTCAACACCGAGAAGAAGCAGACCGACGGCCGCGATCTCACCCGCGACACGGTTCCTGTAATTCAAGCACAGATCACCATTTTTGATTCTGATCCCAAGAACAACAAACCTGCCGTCGCCATGATTTCCGGGTTCCGTGGCCAGGCGATCGACGACGTGAAAGCGACCTGGACGGCGGTTGCCGCCGACTTGTTCGAATGGAAATCGGACGTGCCTCAACCTGAGATGGCCAGTGCCATTCCCGCGGAAGCGATGGTTCTCGAATGTCGGTGGTACTTGGCGGACGAAGTCCCGCAGGTCCGACGGCGAGAACTCTTGAATCAATACTGGTCTCAGGCTGCACACGAAAAATGGCCGCAACTTCCCTTGCGAGCTCTGGGTGGCAAGACACCGGCTCAAGCGGTGAGTGACGCGTCGCTGCAGATCCCGTTATATGGAGCCGTCTATGCACTCGACGCCGGTCTGCAACGCCGTTCCTACGGGTTGGACATCAATCAGCTTCTGACGTCGCTCAAAGTGACACCGCTTCCAGAATTGGAAGTGACAGAGGAAACCAACGTCGGCGCCCTTTCGATCATGCAATTGCATCGATTGCCGGTTCAGAAACTGAACGATCAGCAACTGAACACGGTCGTCAATCGTTCCATGCTGATTCAGCACAGCGAATCGCTGTACCAGGTTCTGACCGAGGCGCTGGCTCGGCCGTCATGTGCCGAACAGTTCGATCGCGCACGAATCTTGCGAACGCTGAGCGAAATCAGTGCATCAAAGGAACGCCGCGAAGAAGCGTTCTCTTGGATTGATCAGGGCCGAAAGCTGCCTGTGCCCGAAGGCAAAACCGCCTTCCAGCATGCCTGGACCTGGGATATGGCAGAGTTGGGAATGCGACTCGAAGATCCTTCCGATCCTCAACTGAAGGCGCTGCTGAACCGGTTCGTCACCTATTACAGCCCCAAGGTGCCACAGATCCGTCCACACATCGAACAGATGTTGCAGGGATTTGGCGTTCCATCACCGTGGAATTCGGTGGAGTTCTCGCTCGCGAGCAGCCTTGCGACACCCGGCCAAGGATGGAATCCCGAGTCGGCCGCACCCGCGGCGGCAGGCGGCAGCAAGCTCTGGCTGCCAGGACAATAA